The Candidatus Hydrogenedentota bacterium genome window below encodes:
- a CDS encoding hexose kinase, with protein MILTVTPNPCVDKTVFIDRLTVGAFIRSGKCTCIPGGKGANVSRAVKALGRPTKAMAIVGGHPGRHVVDMIEQQDGVECIPAWVESQTRTITTVLEEPVHRQTAFFEPGSRVTSAEYAAIVAKFQEAVAGAHVVTFNGTVCDKSIKNLYRDLIPIAKQAGATTILDSHGPEFALGLESVPYMVKPNVAETEEVFGYSLETDHAKWQAIAQFHAGGIELVALSLGERGAFVSRGNERFHVVPPKIAEVNPVGSGDAFVAAFAIGLLENMSLRDMAMLGCAAGAANAMNWDIGHFTKEEVETLMPKVEVRSFNMNSGKGF; from the coding sequence ATGATCCTGACAGTGACCCCAAATCCGTGCGTCGACAAGACCGTTTTCATCGACAGACTCACTGTCGGCGCCTTCATTCGTTCCGGCAAGTGCACCTGCATCCCCGGCGGAAAGGGCGCCAACGTCTCGCGCGCCGTCAAAGCGCTGGGCCGTCCCACGAAAGCCATGGCCATCGTCGGAGGCCATCCCGGACGGCATGTTGTAGACATGATCGAACAGCAGGACGGGGTTGAGTGCATCCCCGCCTGGGTCGAATCGCAGACCCGTACCATCACCACCGTGCTCGAAGAACCCGTGCATCGCCAGACGGCCTTTTTCGAGCCCGGCTCGCGCGTCACCAGCGCTGAATATGCGGCGATCGTCGCGAAGTTCCAAGAAGCCGTTGCTGGGGCGCATGTGGTCACCTTCAACGGCACCGTCTGCGACAAGAGCATCAAAAACCTCTACCGTGACCTGATCCCCATCGCTAAACAGGCCGGCGCCACGACAATCCTTGATTCCCACGGCCCCGAATTCGCCCTTGGACTCGAATCCGTCCCTTACATGGTCAAACCCAACGTGGCCGAGACCGAGGAGGTGTTCGGGTACTCGCTCGAGACCGATCACGCCAAGTGGCAGGCCATCGCGCAGTTCCACGCCGGGGGCATCGAACTCGTCGCGCTCTCGTTGGGCGAACGGGGCGCCTTTGTCTCACGCGGCAACGAGCGGTTCCACGTTGTGCCGCCGAAAATCGCCGAGGTCAACCCCGTCGGTAGCGGGGACGCATTCGTAGCGGCATTCGCCATCGGACTGCTCGAGAACATGTCCCTGCGGGACATGGCAATGCTGGGATGCGCCGCCGGGGCAGCCAATGCCATGAACTGGGACATCGGACACTTCACCAAAGAAGAAGTCGAGACCCTCATGCCCAAGGTGGAAGTGCGCTCCTTCAACATGAACTCCGGCAAAGGTTTCTGA
- a CDS encoding DUF6498-containing protein has product MGNAKSGDDVAAGGLGAHAGLFSILAIVLSNLIPLWGVLFRGWDVFAIMLLFWLENLVIGVFNACRMITVPPYTAGVTFYKFFLIPFFVFHYGVFLLAHGLFIFALFCPEFFEKGDALAVNDHLSLSQFWTLLRAFVPPAIPVALAAMVVSHGVSFVSNFLMQGECRLTSVDALMTAPYRRVIVLHITLIAAAFIVVGIGEPKLVIAAFVILKIVMDVIGHKAERKRYAKARTNLSKGAVTPGPSAA; this is encoded by the coding sequence ATGGGAAACGCCAAGAGCGGAGATGACGTAGCGGCTGGCGGCCTTGGGGCACACGCCGGTCTCTTTTCAATTCTCGCGATCGTCCTGTCGAATCTGATCCCGCTGTGGGGGGTGCTTTTCCGGGGCTGGGACGTGTTCGCCATCATGCTGTTGTTCTGGCTCGAGAATCTCGTCATCGGCGTGTTCAACGCCTGCCGGATGATAACGGTTCCGCCCTACACTGCTGGCGTGACCTTCTATAAGTTCTTCCTGATCCCCTTTTTCGTATTTCACTATGGCGTATTCCTGTTGGCTCACGGGCTATTCATCTTTGCTCTGTTTTGTCCGGAGTTTTTCGAGAAAGGCGATGCGCTGGCGGTCAACGACCACCTGTCGCTGTCGCAATTCTGGACCTTGCTCCGCGCTTTCGTCCCTCCAGCGATCCCGGTCGCCCTGGCGGCAATGGTTGTTAGCCACGGCGTGTCGTTTGTTTCCAACTTCTTGATGCAGGGAGAGTGCCGCTTGACAAGCGTGGACGCACTGATGACGGCTCCGTACCGCCGTGTCATTGTTTTGCACATTACGCTTATCGCCGCCGCCTTTATTGTCGTCGGTATCGGTGAGCCCAAGCTCGTCATCGCAGCGTTCGTCATTCTGAAGATCGTCATGGATGTCATAGGCCACAAGGCTGAGCGCAAACGCTATGCAAAAGCGAGAACCAATCTGTCCAAGGGCGCCGTGACACCCGGCCCAAGTGCCGCTTAA
- the gltX gene encoding glutamate--tRNA ligase, translating into MADVRVRIAPSPTGFLHIGTAKTALFNWLFARKYNGTFILRLEDTDVERSAEEYAQAMCEGFHWLGIDWDEGPEFGGVPEKGGYGPYRQSQRRELHRQEAFRLLAEGKAYKCFCTKEELEEMREQARQQKLPPRYNGTWRNATPEQVAAMGDAPYAVRFKVPEGETVIQDLVQGEVRTNNKEYDDFVILKPNGDPIFHLAVVVDDGTMKISHVIRGDDHLTNAARHVMLFNALGYDLPKFAHLPMVLDEAGKKFSKRLHGANVLDWRDDGYLPEALINYVVLLGWTPEEEGRELFTRDELVEHFSVERLGASPAKFDLKKLQWLNGQHIRRLTAEQLRDRVVPILEKAGFDTGAKSEAWLTKMTEICQTKIPTLNDIVPYTDFFFAEPAEYEEKAVGKQWRKEGGLDRMRTIRGLLEGITSWDHDTLKAAYEKLSEESGVALGQFVHPTRLACTGKSVGPGLFELLELLGKDVCMKRMDKAIRFIETTEEKAS; encoded by the coding sequence ATGGCCGACGTACGCGTCCGTATCGCACCGTCTCCTACAGGTTTTCTGCACATCGGCACCGCCAAGACCGCACTGTTCAACTGGCTCTTTGCGCGCAAATATAACGGAACGTTCATCTTGCGACTCGAAGACACCGATGTCGAGCGCAGCGCCGAGGAATACGCCCAAGCTATGTGCGAAGGGTTTCACTGGCTGGGGATTGACTGGGACGAAGGCCCCGAGTTCGGCGGCGTACCCGAGAAGGGCGGCTACGGCCCTTACCGCCAGTCGCAGCGCCGGGAGCTGCACCGCCAGGAAGCGTTTCGCCTGCTCGCGGAGGGCAAGGCCTATAAATGCTTTTGCACGAAGGAAGAGCTCGAGGAGATGCGCGAACAGGCCCGCCAGCAGAAACTGCCTCCGCGCTATAACGGCACATGGCGCAATGCCACCCCCGAGCAGGTGGCCGCAATGGGCGACGCGCCGTACGCCGTTCGGTTCAAAGTCCCCGAGGGCGAGACGGTTATCCAGGACCTGGTGCAGGGCGAAGTGCGCACCAACAACAAGGAATACGACGATTTTGTCATTCTGAAACCCAACGGCGATCCGATTTTCCATCTCGCGGTGGTTGTCGACGACGGCACAATGAAGATCAGCCACGTTATCCGCGGCGACGACCACCTGACCAACGCCGCGCGCCACGTGATGCTGTTCAACGCCCTCGGATACGACCTTCCAAAGTTTGCCCATCTGCCCATGGTGCTTGACGAAGCTGGCAAGAAGTTCAGCAAACGCCTTCACGGCGCGAATGTGTTGGACTGGCGCGACGACGGGTATCTCCCCGAAGCACTCATCAACTACGTGGTCCTGCTCGGCTGGACCCCCGAGGAGGAAGGCCGCGAACTGTTCACGCGCGACGAGCTTGTCGAGCATTTCAGCGTGGAGCGCCTCGGGGCATCGCCCGCGAAGTTCGACCTCAAGAAGCTGCAGTGGCTCAACGGGCAGCATATCCGCCGCCTCACCGCCGAACAGTTGCGCGACCGGGTGGTTCCGATTCTCGAGAAGGCCGGTTTCGATACAGGCGCCAAATCCGAGGCCTGGCTCACCAAAATGACCGAGATCTGCCAGACGAAGATCCCGACCCTCAACGATATCGTGCCCTACACCGATTTCTTCTTCGCGGAACCGGCGGAATACGAGGAGAAGGCCGTCGGCAAGCAATGGCGGAAAGAAGGCGGTCTCGACAGAATGCGCACGATCCGCGGTCTACTCGAAGGCATCACCTCGTGGGACCACGATACGCTCAAAGCCGCTTACGAGAAGCTCAGCGAGGAGTCGGGCGTAGCGCTGGGCCAATTCGTCCATCCCACGCGTCTGGCTTGTACCGGAAAGAGTGTCGGTCCCGGATTGTTTGAATTGCTCGAGCTTCTGGGGAAAGACGTGTGCATGAAGCGCATGGACAAGGCTATCCGGTTTATCGAGACAACGGAGGAGAAGGCATCGTGA
- a CDS encoding sodium/solute symporter (Members of the Solute:Sodium Symporter (SSS), TC 2.A.21 as described in tcdb.org, catalyze solute:Na+ symport. Known solutes for members of the family include sugars, amino acids, nucleosides, inositols, vitamins, urea or anions, depending on the system.), protein MHMGAGPQMWGLSVFDVIIIVSYVVGVVIIGTYYGKYVKSAKDFFLAGRALPFWAIGMSIVVSDIGASDFVFVGGATYTYGVSAANFDWIGSMPAMAIAAFIFMPYYWRAGVYTIPEFLGRRYSAAVQIIHAGIWGVFMVTMLGVIFQATGSFMESILGWPMWVGVAITIAAVFIYTFSGGLAAVVMTDVIQLIVMFVGGLALLALAMWEVGGWGALQEQVIALKGPGHLTMLQPNNDPNTPYPWAGIVFGLGLVMSTAYFSGHQGVVQRVFGARSEWDAKGGMLFGGFLKSFIPLMVALPGLAAIVILPEGAITKGDAAVPAMIRHLMPAGVRGLTFSALVASFLSSADTYLNSASTIWTTDLYGRAHQLITGHLPGDRHGLIMGRAFTVIFVVIGASLVPILDRVESMYNFIQTSLSMFQGPVFAILLMGIMWRRTNRWGGLVGMLFGVAFSTVLNFTEGLFPSADAFLFVSWWSFVFTIIVTVVVSLLTKPEPEEKIRGLVFGQVMQDGQIQRVLAERVE, encoded by the coding sequence ATGCACATGGGAGCGGGACCCCAGATGTGGGGACTGTCGGTTTTCGACGTCATCATCATAGTTTCGTACGTTGTCGGCGTTGTCATCATCGGCACTTACTACGGCAAGTACGTAAAGTCTGCCAAGGACTTCTTCCTGGCGGGCCGGGCGCTTCCCTTTTGGGCCATCGGCATGTCGATCGTGGTAAGCGACATCGGCGCGAGCGATTTCGTTTTCGTGGGTGGGGCCACGTACACGTACGGGGTATCCGCCGCGAACTTTGACTGGATAGGCTCGATGCCCGCGATGGCTATCGCCGCTTTCATCTTCATGCCTTATTACTGGCGCGCCGGGGTGTATACGATCCCGGAGTTTCTCGGCCGGCGTTACAGCGCGGCCGTCCAGATCATTCACGCGGGGATCTGGGGTGTTTTCATGGTGACGATGCTGGGGGTCATCTTCCAGGCTACCGGTAGTTTCATGGAGAGCATCCTCGGCTGGCCGATGTGGGTGGGCGTGGCGATCACGATTGCGGCGGTTTTCATTTACACCTTTTCCGGCGGTCTCGCGGCCGTCGTCATGACGGACGTGATTCAGCTGATAGTGATGTTCGTGGGCGGCTTGGCGCTCCTTGCCCTGGCGATGTGGGAAGTGGGCGGATGGGGCGCATTGCAGGAACAGGTCATCGCGCTCAAGGGCCCCGGGCATCTCACCATGCTTCAACCGAACAACGACCCGAATACGCCGTACCCGTGGGCAGGTATCGTGTTCGGCTTGGGTCTGGTGATGTCGACGGCCTATTTCAGTGGGCATCAGGGCGTGGTTCAGCGCGTTTTCGGCGCCCGCTCGGAATGGGACGCGAAGGGCGGCATGCTGTTTGGCGGCTTCCTGAAGTCGTTCATTCCGTTGATGGTCGCGCTTCCCGGTCTGGCAGCCATTGTCATCCTGCCCGAAGGCGCCATCACCAAGGGCGACGCTGCGGTGCCCGCCATGATCCGGCACCTTATGCCGGCGGGGGTGCGCGGCCTGACGTTCTCGGCGCTCGTGGCGTCCTTTCTGTCGAGTGCCGACACCTATCTCAATTCCGCTTCCACCATCTGGACAACCGACCTGTACGGGCGGGCACACCAATTGATTACGGGCCACCTTCCCGGCGACCGGCACGGTCTCATCATGGGCCGGGCATTTACGGTTATTTTCGTGGTAATTGGGGCATCGCTGGTGCCCATCCTGGACCGTGTTGAGAGCATGTACAATTTCATTCAGACCTCGCTCTCAATGTTTCAGGGTCCGGTGTTCGCGATCCTGCTCATGGGTATCATGTGGCGCCGGACGAACCGGTGGGGCGGCCTGGTCGGCATGCTTTTCGGCGTGGCGTTCAGTACGGTACTCAATTTCACCGAGGGCTTATTCCCTTCGGCTGACGCGTTCCTGTTCGTTTCATGGTGGTCCTTTGTGTTCACAATCATCGTCACGGTCGTTGTAAGCCTGTTGACGAAGCCCGAGCCCGAGGAAAAGATCCGGGGCCTCGTTTTCGGCCAGGTCATGCAGGACGGCCAGATCCAGCGCGTTCTTGCGGAAAGGGTTGAGTAA
- a CDS encoding ROK family glucokinase, with translation MTKAMIGIDLGGTNVKTAVVSREGEVMGKDSRPTEAEEGLDAVLGKMVEGVDAALHDANIRRSDVLAIGIGAPGPMNWQTGVVFAPPNLPGWKDVPLAQLMRERLGVPVYVDNDANVACYGEFWLGAGRNVDSMVLLTLGTGVGGGIVVMGQLLRGPDGTAGEIGHLCVKRDGRQCNCGAKGCLEQYASVSGMLKTARKRIEQGGLDTALIRMCGGNLDNLTGKMVSDAVEQGDTFAKWVMEETGRWLGTGIGSIINLLNPEMVVLAGGMIAAGDVLFTPVRETARAQSFEVPGKRAEIIPAGLGGDAGVIGAAGCALSRVEQS, from the coding sequence GTGACCAAAGCCATGATCGGGATCGATTTGGGCGGCACCAATGTCAAGACCGCCGTGGTAAGCCGCGAAGGCGAGGTGATGGGGAAAGACTCCCGGCCCACGGAAGCGGAAGAAGGCCTGGACGCTGTACTTGGCAAAATGGTCGAGGGCGTGGATGCCGCGCTTCACGACGCGAACATCCGGCGTTCGGACGTGCTCGCCATCGGAATCGGCGCGCCGGGACCGATGAACTGGCAGACTGGCGTGGTCTTCGCTCCCCCCAACCTCCCCGGCTGGAAGGATGTCCCCCTCGCCCAGCTCATGCGCGAACGCCTCGGTGTTCCGGTTTACGTCGACAACGACGCCAACGTGGCTTGCTACGGCGAGTTCTGGCTGGGCGCCGGCCGTAACGTCGATTCCATGGTCTTGCTGACCCTCGGCACGGGCGTGGGTGGCGGGATTGTCGTGATGGGCCAGTTGTTGCGCGGCCCCGACGGGACCGCGGGCGAGATCGGTCATCTGTGCGTGAAGCGCGACGGACGCCAGTGCAACTGCGGCGCCAAGGGATGCCTCGAACAGTACGCCTCCGTTTCAGGCATGTTGAAGACCGCCAGGAAGCGAATCGAGCAGGGCGGACTCGATACCGCACTGATTCGGATGTGCGGCGGAAACCTCGATAATCTTACCGGGAAAATGGTCTCCGATGCCGTCGAACAGGGCGACACCTTCGCGAAGTGGGTCATGGAAGAGACCGGCCGCTGGCTCGGTACCGGCATCGGAAGCATCATCAATCTCCTCAACCCCGAGATGGTCGTGTTGGCGGGCGGCATGATCGCCGCCGGAGACGTCCTCTTCACGCCCGTGCGCGAGACCGCCCGGGCGCAGTCCTTCGAGGTGCCTGGAAAACGCGCCGAGATCATCCCCGCGGGTCTAGGCGGCGACGCAGGCGTCATCGGCGCTGCAGGTTGCGCGCTGTCACGCGTAGAACAGAGTTAG
- a CDS encoding CAP domain-containing protein gives MKKTWLFLPALLVLLVLCTGCPITDDTVPPDDTNPVPQAILDMEMDTHYAINAERAAESLPALVMDESLRAVARAHSQDMIDRDFFDHTNPDGDDVGDRLADAGISYAWAGENIAWNRGYADPVATTVDGWMGSPGHRANILRSQFTHTGIGIAVTTDSAYYFTQVFTGPSKSVGAPYAEVYTYGPLAIDNR, from the coding sequence ATGAAAAAGACGTGGTTGTTCCTGCCGGCGCTGCTCGTCTTACTCGTACTTTGTACAGGCTGTCCCATCACGGACGACACCGTACCCCCGGACGACACCAATCCCGTCCCGCAAGCCATCCTTGATATGGAGATGGACACCCATTACGCCATCAACGCCGAACGCGCCGCCGAATCTCTGCCCGCGCTCGTCATGGACGAGTCCCTTCGCGCCGTCGCGCGGGCCCACAGCCAGGATATGATCGATCGTGACTTCTTCGATCACACGAATCCCGATGGCGACGACGTCGGCGACCGCCTGGCCGATGCCGGCATCAGCTATGCTTGGGCCGGCGAGAACATCGCCTGGAACAGGGGCTACGCTGATCCTGTCGCGACCACCGTCGACGGCTGGATGGGCAGTCCCGGCCACCGCGCCAACATCCTCCGGTCCCAATTCACCCATACCGGCATCGGCATTGCCGTGACCACCGATAGCGCTTACTATTTCACCCAGGTCTTTACTGGTCCCAGCAAATCCGTCGGCGCACCCTATGCTGAGGTTTACACCTACGGCCCGCTCGCCATTGACAATCGCTAG
- a CDS encoding MFS transporter → MASNGLKRSHGILFGLGMFGGAGPLTVLAQLQLYFTKFLGYDPVIVGNVRGLSIAFDAFLDPIMGYISDRTPGRFGRRMPYIALGSFVYAAGVIGMWFAPPGLTHAQFYAYLIVMQIVFSIGITMTGIPFTALVPELATGYSARTALASWMQAGAYLGNIWGGCIRWYSSWRGDEIAGFQEFALYSSAVMIVCYWLFAVLVKEPPLSQVERLARGQRAQGEAQKHALRTYLSRHMAGIARALGYAFRDKYFIILFLAVFVYQAGILAGIWMYTFLLDDWFGRTWNTPFAQRVLVGPLSPFRDAFFLYIFCAIGCGVLFLPFWNALGKRFEKRTCLSLGILGIGLVYGSSYFLFAPKSFPLLILYCLLQAFFYCAAYVFPTSMMADIATHSEWQRGEANEGMFYGANSFLTKLYNAASIFWTGFALKYVVHYQEGQGAVQTAVTLWRMRVLYAAPACAAACAALLILLRYDLSRERMDAITRELHQRKQGAEQIKE, encoded by the coding sequence ATGGCATCGAATGGGCTAAAACGGTCGCACGGCATCTTGTTCGGGCTCGGCATGTTCGGCGGCGCCGGGCCCCTGACCGTGCTTGCGCAACTGCAATTATACTTCACGAAGTTCCTGGGCTACGACCCGGTCATTGTCGGCAACGTGCGCGGGTTATCGATCGCGTTCGACGCGTTCCTTGACCCGATTATGGGGTATATCTCGGACAGGACGCCGGGCCGCTTCGGCCGCCGCATGCCCTACATCGCGCTCGGCTCGTTCGTTTACGCGGCAGGCGTCATCGGCATGTGGTTCGCGCCCCCCGGGCTTACCCATGCCCAGTTCTACGCGTACCTGATCGTCATGCAGATCGTGTTTTCGATCGGCATTACGATGACCGGTATTCCATTCACCGCACTGGTGCCCGAGCTCGCCACGGGATACTCCGCGCGAACAGCGCTGGCTTCATGGATGCAGGCGGGCGCATACCTCGGGAACATCTGGGGAGGCTGCATTCGCTGGTACAGCTCATGGCGGGGAGACGAGATCGCCGGTTTCCAGGAATTCGCGCTCTATTCCTCGGCGGTCATGATCGTCTGTTACTGGCTCTTCGCGGTCCTCGTAAAGGAACCGCCGTTGTCTCAGGTAGAGCGTTTGGCCCGGGGCCAGAGGGCACAAGGCGAGGCGCAGAAACACGCGCTGCGCACGTATTTGTCCCGGCACATGGCCGGTATCGCACGCGCCCTCGGCTATGCGTTTCGCGACAAATACTTCATCATCCTTTTCCTCGCGGTGTTTGTGTACCAGGCGGGAATCCTTGCCGGTATATGGATGTACACGTTCCTGCTCGACGACTGGTTCGGGCGAACGTGGAATACGCCGTTCGCCCAGCGCGTGTTGGTCGGGCCGCTCAGTCCGTTCCGGGACGCGTTCTTTCTCTATATTTTCTGCGCCATCGGATGCGGCGTGTTGTTTCTTCCGTTCTGGAACGCCTTGGGCAAACGCTTCGAGAAGCGGACCTGCCTCTCGCTTGGTATCCTGGGCATCGGGCTGGTCTACGGTTCGAGCTATTTTCTGTTCGCACCAAAATCGTTCCCCTTGCTTATCCTCTACTGTTTGTTGCAGGCATTTTTCTACTGCGCGGCGTACGTGTTTCCCACATCCATGATGGCGGATATCGCCACCCACAGCGAGTGGCAGCGGGGCGAGGCGAACGAAGGCATGTTCTACGGCGCGAACAGCTTCCTGACCAAGCTATACAACGCGGCATCGATCTTCTGGACCGGGTTTGCGCTCAAATATGTCGTCCACTACCAGGAGGGCCAGGGCGCAGTGCAGACCGCCGTCACGCTCTGGCGGATGCGTGTCCTGTACGCGGCGCCTGCATGCGCCGCGGCATGTGCCGCTCTGCTGATTCTCTTGCGATACGACCTTTCCCGTGAGCGTATGGACGCGATCACCCGGGAATTGCATCAGCGAAAACAAGGGGCGGAACAAATCAAGGAGTAG